In Palaemon carinicauda isolate YSFRI2023 chromosome 18, ASM3689809v2, whole genome shotgun sequence, a genomic segment contains:
- the LOC137657174 gene encoding probable serine/threonine-protein kinase clkA — MWHSRFLSNSANRLNICARCQLGDNQETSYSDNDNYNDDYNDDYNYNGNDDFNDDHNYYDCINDDSDNYNDNDDFNDDHNYYDYNNDDSSNYNDNDDFNDDHNYYDCNNDDSDNYNDNDNYNDDQNYYGHNNDNDNCSDDNYNDDDNYDDYYNDDDNYNDNDDFNDDHNYYDYNTDDSDNYNDNDSYNDDHNYYGQNNDDDNKFYGQNNDDDNTCNDDN, encoded by the exons atgtggcactcgagatTCCTTTCCAACAGT GCAAATAGACTAAACATTTGCgcgaggtgccagttaggtgataaccaagagacgag CTACAGCGATAATGACAACTACAATGACGACTACAACGACGACTACAACTACAACGGCAATGACGACTTCAACGACGACCATAACTACTACGACTGCATTAACGACGACAGCGACAACTACAACGACAATGACGACTTCAACGACGACCACAACTACTACGACTACAATAACGATGACAGCAGCAACTACAACGACAATGACGACTTCAACGACGACCACAACTACTACGACTGCAATAACGACGACAGCGACAACTACAACGACAATGACAACTACAACGACGACCAAAACTACTACGGCcacaacaacgacaacgacaactgCAGCGATGACAACTATAACGACGACGACAACTACGACGACTACTACAATGACGACGACAACTACAACGACAATGACGACTTCAACGACGACCACAACTACTACGACTACAATACCGACGACAGCGACAACTACAACGACAATGACAGCTACAACGACGACCACAACTACTACGGCCAAAACAACGATGACGACAACAAATTCTACGGCCAaaacaacgacgacgacaacacCTGCAACGATGACAACTAA
- the LOC137657175 gene encoding integumentary mucin C.1-like, protein MTTTTTTTTTMTTTTTTTTTMTTTTTTTTTMTTTTTTTMTTSTTTTTTTTTIPTTATTTTTMTATTTTTTTTAKTTMTTTNSTAKTTTTTTPATMTTKATPTTTTTTTMTTTTTTTTTMTTTTTTTTTMTTTTTTTMTNVMAVTHLSSRKFPSI, encoded by the coding sequence ATGACGACCACAACTACGACAACTACTACAATGACGACCACAACTACGACGACTACTACAATGACGACCACAACTACGACGACTACTACAATGACGACGACAACTACAACGACAATGACGACTTCAACGACGACCACAACTACTACGACTACAATACCGACGACAGCGACAACTACAACGACAATGACAGCTACAACGACGACCACAACTACTACGGCCAAAACAACGATGACGACAACAAATTCTACGGCCAaaacaacgacgacgacaacacCTGCAACGATGACAACTAAAGCGACGCCCACAACTACGACGACTACTACAATGACGACCACAACTACGACGACTACTACAATGACGACCACAACTACGACGACTACTACAATGACGACCACAACTACAACGACAATGACAAATGTTATGGCTGTAACACATCTTTCATCACGTAAATTTCCATCAATATAA